The following proteins are co-located in the Solanum pennellii chromosome 1, SPENNV200 genome:
- the LOC107011133 gene encoding uncharacterized protein LOC107011133, with translation MAENNTMESVRKWVVEHKLRTVGCLWLSGIAGSIAYNWSQPHMKTSVKIIHARLHAQALTLAALAGAAVVEYYDHSSGAKAERVAKFLQPQAHSHKE, from the exons ATGGCAGAGAATAACACTATGGAATCTGTGAGGAAATGGGTTGTTGAACACAAACTTCGAACAGTTG GGTGTTTGTGGCTTAGTGGAATAGCGGGTTCAATTGCTTACAACTGGTCTCAACCCCATATGAAAACCAGTGTTAAGATCATTCATGCCAg GCTGCACGCACAAGCGCTCACACTTGCTGCATTAGCAGGGGCTGCAGTCGTCGAGTACTATGACCATAGCTCAGGAGCTAAAGCAGAACGTGTTGCCAAGTTCCTCCAACCGCAAGCCCATTCTCACAAGGAGTGA
- the LOC107015876 gene encoding UDP-glucuronic acid decarboxylase 4-like, producing MGAEHLEKTSVKKHTMISKKALSSSIVNYVLGEQRLICLFIGIIVSVSALSVINLSPRTISSASVSVDHVSSTPIPRRITYELVDHDQSNRNINAGGKVPLGLKRKNLRVLVTGGAGFVGSHLVDRLIERGDSVIVVDNFFTGQKQNLLHHLNNPKFELVRHDVVEPILLEVDHIYHLACPASPVHYKYNPVKTIKTNVMGTLNMLGLAKRVGARFLITSTSEVYGDPLQHPQVETYWGNVNPIGVRSCYDEGKRTAETLAMDYHRGLNVEVRIARIFNTYGPRMCIDDGRVVSNFVAQALRKQPLTVYGDGKQTRSFQYVSDLVEGLMRLMEGNHVGPFNLGNPGEFTMLELAKVVQETIDPNAKIEFKPNTEDDPHKRKPDISKAKQLLGWEPTVSLRQGLPRMVDDFRRRIFGDDKLDSGL from the exons ATGGGAGCTGAACATCTTGAGAAAACTAGTGTAAAAAAACACACGATGATTAGCAAGAAGGCTTTATCTTCTTCCATCGTTAATTACGTGCTTGGAGAGCAGCGACTCATCTGTTTATTCATCGGAATCATTGTTTCAGTTTCCGCTCTCAGTGTCATTAATCTCTCCCCGCGTACCATCAGCAGTGCTTCTGTGTCCGTTGATCATGTCTCATCAACTCCGATTCCTCGAAGAATAACGTATGAGTTGGTTGATCATGATCAATCTAACCGCAACATTAATGCAG GTGGAAAGGTGCCGTTGGGATTGAAGAGGAAGAATTTGAGAGTATTGGTAACAGGTGGAGCAGGGTTTGTGGGGAGCCATTTGGTGGATAGGTTGATAGAGAGAGGGGATAGTGTGATTGTGGTTGATAATTTCTTTACTGGTCAGAAACAGAACTTGTTGCACCATCTCAATAACCCTAAGTTCGAGTTGGTTAGGCATGATGTGGTGGAGCCTATCTTGCTTGAAGTTGATCATATTTATCATTTGGCGTGCCCTGCTTCTCCTGTTCATTACAAGTATAATCCCGTCAAGACCATT AAAACAAATGTGATGGGAACATTGAACATGTTGGGGCTGGCAAAAAGAGTAGGAGCTAGATTTCTGATAACTAGCACAAGTGAAGTGTATGGTGATCCTTTGCAGCATCCTCAAGTTGAAACTTATTGGGGCAATGTTAACCCTATTG GTGTCCGAAGTTGTTATGATGAAGGAAAGAGAACAGCTGAGACTTTGGCCATGGATTACCATAGAGGACTTAACGTTGAG GTTAGAATTGCTAGAATTTTTAACACATATGGACCGCGTATGTGCATAGATGATGGTCGAGTTGTGAGCAATTTCGTTGCACAG GCATTGAGAAAGCAACCATTAACTGTTTATGGAGATGGGAAGCAAACTCGAAGTTTCCAATATGTTTCTGATTTG gTAGAAGGATTGATGAGATTGATGGAAGGAAATCATGTAGGTCCTTTCAATCTTGGCAACCCTGGTGAATTTACCATGCTTGAACTAGCTAAG GTAGTACAAGAAACAATAGATCCAAATGCAAAGATAGAATTTAAGCCAAACACAGAAGATGATCCCCACAAAAGGAAGCCAGACATTTCAAAAGCAAAACAACTTTTAGGATGGGAACCAACAGTCTCCCTTCGACAAGGATTACCTCGCATGGTTGATGACTTTCGACGACGTATATTTGGCGATGATAAGCTCGATTCTGGCTTATAG